The DNA segment CAGTTCGGCCGCTTTCTGGCGGGCCTGATTGACCGCCGCGACGATCAAATCCTGAAGCATCTCGATATCATCGGGATTAACCACTTCTTTATCGATTGTAATGCTCAAAATATCCTGTTTGCCGTTGGCGGTAACTTTGACCATGCCGCCGCCGGAGGTACCTTCGACTTCGGTTTTTTCCAGTTCGGCCTGAATTTCTTCCATCCGGGCCTGCATTTTCTGGAACTGCTTCATCATGTCGCCCAATCCGCCTTTACCCATCTTTCTATCTCCTATTGAAAATATTATTCTTCCGCTTTTCGTTTGCCGATTATCTCGCCATCGACCCTCTCCACCAGATTACGGAGCTTTTCGTCTTCCTGGAGAAGTTTTTCCGTATCGATTTTTTCCGGCGGCGGGACCGCTTTGGTCGGAGTAGCCGGTTTCTTATTCATATCGACTTCGAATTTTATCCGCAAATTAGTTTTGAAAAAATCGAGCAGGGTGCTGTTAATGACAGAAATATAATTCGGTTTCTCCAGAACCTGCTTCGATGTTCCCCCGGCGTTGTGAAAAACCGCCGTGATGACATTATCTTTTACTTCCCGCACTTCGGACATCGCCAGAAGCGCCGCGAGCATGGCATTCTGAGCCTTGAGACACTCGATGAACCTGGGCCAGGAGGTCTGGACGATCGGCAGATTGACCGCCCGCACGGTCACGCCGGGCGTCACTTCGGTCGGCATTGGCGGTTTTTCCGGGAAGAGCGAAGGGGATTCCTCGGATGCCGATGGTGACGGAGCCGAAGCGCCGAACAGATCCGAATTGATGCTGTCAGGCAAATCTTCCGACGGTCCGGCCAGATGCGCCAGGATCTCTTCGAACGATACGGTCGATTCCAGACTGGAAAGGCGCAGGGTGGTGGTTTCGAGAAGGAGTCGCGGGTTAATGCCGTTTTTCAGGTCGAGGGTCATCTCGGTCAGGACTTTTATTATCCGAAGAATATCGCCGGTGGTGAAATAATCGACCTGCTTTTTGAAACTTTCCAGTTCGGAGTCGGACAATTCGAGAATCTTTTCCGGTGCAACGGCATTTTGCATGACGAGGATAGTCCGAAAATGCTCGATTAACCCGGAACAGAATTCCGGGACTTCCACACCGGCGTCGATCAATTCTTTCACCAGCGCCAGTCCCCCGGCGTGATCTTTGGCCGCGACGGTATCGATATATTTGAAATATAACTGCCGGTCGACCAGCCCGAGAGCGTCGATAACATTCCGGGCGGTGATTTTCTCGCCCGAAAAGGCGGAAAGTTGATCGAGAAGCGAGAGGGCATCGCGCACCGCGCCGTCGGCTTTACGGGCCAGGATGAACAGAGCGTCATCATCAATTTCTATTTTTTCGGCTTCGGCGATTTTCCGGAGATGAGTTGTCAAGTCGGCGACATTGACCCGGCGAAAATCATACCGCTGGGTGCGAGAGCGGATGGTCTCCGGCACTTTAAACGGCTCGGTGGTGGCGAAAATAAATACGACATGAGCGGGCGGCTCTTCGAGTGTCTTGAGAAGCGCATCGAACGCTGAGCCGGAGAGGCGATGCACCTCGTCGATAATATAAATCCGTTTTTTCCCCGAGGTCGGCAGATAGCGGACATTTTCCCGGAGGGTGCGGATATCATCGACTCCGGTGTTGGAGGCGGCGTCGATCTCGAGGACATCGAGCGAGGAACCGGCGATAATTTCCTGACAGGCCGGGCACTGGTCACAGGGAGTGGGAGTAGGGCCGTTGACGCAATTGAAAGCCTTGGCGAGGATGCGGGCGGTGGTGGTTTTGCCGGTCCCCCGCGGGCCGGTAAAAAGGTACCCTGAGGAGAGGCGTCCCGAGGCAAGGCCATTTTTCAGGGTTCGCGTGACATGCTCCTGCGCCACGACATCGTCGAACTGCTGGGGCCGGTATTTTCTGGCCAGAACCTGATAACTCATCGGATTATTTTATTTATGGTGTGCACCCACCATTGTCCCTCCAGTTCAAGGTTTCCAAAGTAGCCGGCTCCAGTCCGGCGATCCCGCAACACATACCGAGCATCACCTACCGTTGCTACCTTCCGGTCCTGGCGGGATTCGGTGCGTCGCCATTGTACAGGGCCTGACCTTCGACGCCGCTTGCTTTATCGACACAAAAAATGGTTCGGTCCGCTGGTGGGATTCGACCCCGGTGGAGCGGATTCCGGGCTACAGGGCGCCGCTACTTCCCCGTCTAGCACACCGATTTATAAGTCTCCCGGCGGTTCTGCCATTATTGTGCGCGGCAGATTTCCTATCTGCCCGTACGCCAATAACTTGCAACCGCCGAAATTTTAAATGGAGCAGAGCGGATTCGAACCGCCGACCCCCACGTTGCGAACGTGGTGCTCTCCCAGCTGAGCTACTGCCCCAAATTTTTCGCATGTTTTTGGCCGGTCTGGGCGGCCACCCCGTTTTAGAGGGGCTATATATTTAACAAAAAATGGTGCGAAAAGCAAGGGGAAAGGGGGGAGGGGGCATTTCATTTTAAACACCGACGAGGCCAGGACGTTCTTAATATAGGGGCGTCTTGCGAAGGATTAATTCAGATGTGGATAATGGGACGAAAATACGTTGAATCCCGGAGAAATGCGACTCATAGCCATATTAAGGTGGCCAATAACCGCGTCGCCGCTGCTCTATTAATATTGGCGACTTTGGTTACTCCGTTACTTCATGCAGGTCGACCGCATGAGATGCGAAACGACAATGATGAAATGACAATCAATTCCCAACCGGTCAAAAATCGAGATTTCATCGATCTGATGACGCCTGCGAAATCCCGCTTTCTGAAGGAATTATACAGCCAATACCCTGATCCGAATGATGAAGAAAGGGCTTTTCATGTCTCAATGCTCCGGCTTTTCTATGACGAGTTGACTTTCTCCGAGATAAAAGACTCTCGATTGGTGGTGCTATTCATGAAATTGCTTGACTGCCGTCTCGCGGATAGCGTGAGTATCAATAAAATTTATGATGAAGTATTTATCCGGTTCGGAAGTGGTTTGGGCCTTGGCGATTTCCGTCGCGAGATCAAAGAACGGGTGCGAACGGCATTAGGTATTCGCCGCGATTTCCATGAGTGGACAAAACAGCCTATTCTTGGTATTGGCGATCTCGCCTATCATATCCTCAAGTTGGGAATAAATCTTGAAATTGAAGCATTCGGGACCGAAAAAATAATACACCCCGATGACTCGATAAGAGTAAAGACAGTTGACGTAGAGACCTTTGGCGAGAACTTTATCGTTCTATATTTTCACAGCAATAATATGCGAATCAAATATATAAAGGACAGTATCCTGGGATATTATAAGGCCAATGAAGTTCTTGTCAGAGGGCCATATGATTCCCCGATCGAAGCCGCAACAAGGGCCGCCGAGATCATAGGCGGCGAGCGGGAACCTCATTATAGTGAAAAATTCGCCCCGAGTTCTGTGGCTCAAATAATGGAGAAAGTGACCGGAGTTGTGGAAATAGCAGGTCCGCCCCTGTTACGAAGTGTGCGTTTATATCCCTTTGTTTTTCCTTTCCCCGGTGAATGGGATAGGAGTGCGAATTTGGAGGAGCAAGCCTGGGACGCCTACGGTGGTGGGGTGGATATTTATGGATCCCTGGATGAATTGGTCGCCCTTGATAGTGCCGATTACAGAATTGAAATTCTTATTACAAATTTGAGTGATACCTTGTTTCGGGAATGCTTGAGTCGAGAAGTGGGAGTACCCGGTGGAACATCCTCAGAAGGATTTCACCAACGTTACTTTTGCGGAATATTTCATCGCCAGAGTGCGGGTCGCGCCGATTCGGGCTCCTATTCTCTCGGCTGGAAGTTTGTCGATATTAGAAGCGGAAAAGAAACGAAGGCTGTTGATGTGATTGCACTACCGAGCGCCATAAACGGTATCCCTCATTTTACGGCGATGATAGTAAGCGAAAACCAGGATGATTTAAATCTCGATGCCGGCAATCCGTATCGGGATATTCCCAATTTTGCACCGCCCAAGAAATGGAAAAATGAGGTCAAATTATGGTTCCCGGTTAAGGGACTACAAGAGGATGATCGGGGTCGCTTTGCCGGGAATGTCGATGTTATATTGAACAAACATAACCAAAGACAAACCAGTCGGGCCGGAATTATTCGCGAAAGCATGCGATATAGTTATGACGAGGACAATCTTGAATTGACTCAGGAACCGAATCTATCAACATTGAAGAAAAAGCCCGATGGCTTTATCGGTACATATGAAATAATCAAATCCGGGCCGAACGGTTTCTGCACGATTGATATCCCTTTGAATGGGGTGAAAGCGGGAGACTATGATGTTTCCCTATTTGTTACGACAATGGACCCTGCGACAAATAAACGTCGTCTTATAAGTACCGCCTCATTGGAATACCTCCGCGCGGGCAAATAATCGCAATTGAAATGATGTCGAAATCGCGCCCCGGTAGGGGCCGGGACTCAGGGGTTTCGACCTATATTGACTTTTTTTGCGGCTTAAGGAACCCCTTCTCCTTCGCAATAACAAGGGCCCCGAGACATGCTATTTAAAACAATGGAATTTTACAATAATGATTTATACTCATTAATGCGTTCGGTAATAGTCTCGATTTTATTTTCGGAATCGAAATACTCTTGTGATCGGGACGACACGTCAGTGACGTCGAAAATTCGTCCATCCCGGAATTCCACCTCAAGAAGAAATTGCATATTTACGTCATTTTCAAAAGAATTGAAATGATGATATTTGCGATCAATAAACCAACCTGCTCCCCATGTCCCCAGTCCCCTCAGGCCCATCATAAAATAATCGTGAAGTTCGCCTTCAACCATATCTGTACCGGAATGAGCATCTCTAAATCGGGCCAATATTGCATAATCTTTGGCGATAATATGATCCATTTCATGCTTCCACTCTCCACTAATGTCAAACTGCGATCTCTGTACTCGTAGATATGCCGCCAATGGGGACTTGACACATATGAATTCATGCTTCTTTTTGTGAGAGCACCATTTTATGATCGAATTTTGGGGCTCGTCTCCGGGAATCAGTTGAAATCGCGCCTCGGAAGAATAATGTCTCAATTGGGCGATGCCAGAATGATTCCTGAGGCATATCCAAAATCTATTCATGAATTTAATGTCGGATGGTATACTGGCGCTGTTGTAAATACGGAAATCACTAAAGCCGATAAGTCTAAGGGTTTTCTCAATTTTCTGAAGACCTTTGAAATCCTCGAATACTATATTTGGTTCTAGGCGATTTAACCAAATCTGAGAATCGTCGCGAGAGCCCATATAGGATCTATCCATTGAGGGATAAATAATAGCCAATTTTGGCGAAGTCGGCCTTTCCGGTATTCCAAAATTGTAAAATTTGCCAACAGATATATGTTTTTTGGTGGAAAGTCTGTAATTCAAAATCGTCTTATACAAATCATGCACAAGCATTTCCCGAAATTGTGTAGGTGATTTATAACGCATATAGAAGACGCCCTTTTCTTCAAGCTCCTTCCTGAATTTAGTAACGCTTTTTTCTTGAGGTCCTCTGTCTATATTTGGCTTTAGGTCGCGAAAGTATGATAGAAAAGTAATTTTCTTTTCGCGCTGGAGAACCTTCAACGCTATTTCAACTTCCCTTTCTGTGTTCGATTTGGCAAAACCCGGCTCTTTTGAGCCATAGCGCTTCCAAAGGATAAGAATAAAAATATGGCATTTGCGCAAATGGTCATTTAACATGTCCTGAATGCGTTGATCAGGCAATTGCGTCGTTTTGGGAACGAAATCATTCCAATCTACTGGATCCAGATTTATGCCAAGGTTTTCTTTACAGGCATTGCCGACTTGATGAATAATTTCTTTAGCGATCGCACGCTCGTTGGATACATCGCCCGGCGATGATAGAAAAACTTTTAGCGAATCATATATCATTTGAATTGCTCCTTTGTCTCACAAATGGATGATCTATTTGCGATACTCCTAATTTATGTGCTAACGAGCATAATTTACATTCAGTGACGATTCCTTCTCATTTTGGGAAATACGGGAAGCACTTTCGCATATCCAATAGCATACCATATTGCCATTGCATATCCTGGATTGAATGAAATTGAAAATGCCCAATGGTAACATGGTGCAAGCAGGCTGTCAGTACCGTTGGCGCGAAAATTATCGCTTGATAACCAGCTAAAGACGCATACCTCACAACAACATAAATTCTAGTCTCATCTCCTCCATTTAAGTAAATTCACAAATTTCGAAAAGTCAATGAGGAATTTATCGCTCCGGGGAAAAAACTCGTCCAGCGAAAAAGCACTTTTATTCATGCCGTCAGAAAGTCCCAGTTGATATTAGATGTTCAAACCGATTCTATTTCACCATCACCATCTTCTTCACCTGCATTTCATTGTTGGCAGACAGGCGGTAGAAGTATATGCCGGTGGCGACAGACCCTCCGGTGTCGGTAGTGCCATCCCATGTTATTCGGTATGAACCGGCCGGCTTGGTTTCAGCAACCAGAGTGCAGATTCTCTCGCCGAGGATATTAAATATTTCGAGATTGACATCGGCACGGCGGGCGAGAGTGTATTCAATAGTGGTGACAGGGTTGAAGGGATTGGGGTAATTGTCGCCGAGAGTGAATGAGGTTGGTATGGGTGCAGAAGCCTCGTTAACATCCGAGATGTCATCCGGGGCCAGTTTTACGATATAGAAATCATCATCGCCGGCACCGTAGGAATCGGTTCTTCCGGCGATTATATAGCCGCCGTCGGAGGTCTGCTTGATGCAATAAGAACGTTCATACCAATCGCCGCCGATAGTCTTGGTCCAGAGGGTGTCGCCGTTGGCGTCGGTGCGGATAATATAGTAATCGGTCGGGTCCATGCCGGCGTTGCGGTACATCTCGCCGCACATAATAAAGCCGCCGTCGCTGGTTTGATCCATGCCGTAGCCATGATCCGTGGAGGGATTGCGATATCTCTTGGTCCAAAGGGTATCGCCGCTCGAATTGAGTCGCAGGAGCCAGAAATCCTCGTATTCGGGAGGGTTGTATTCCCGTTCGCCGAAAGCCATATAGCCGCCGTCGGCCAGTTGCACAATCGACCAGCCGGCGCCGGACCCGCCATATCCTTTGGTCCAGGTGGTGTCACCATATTTATTAATTTTGACAATATATATGGCCCCGGCGGTTCCGATGGCGACAGCACCGCTGTCGGCGGTCGGAATGACGCGATTGAGATGCTGTATCCCCCATTTATCTGCCAGGATATGGTTCTGCTTAACACCATTAGCATCGGTCTTTACGACATTGAAACCCCAGTCATATTGGCTCTGCATGGTGGAATAATAATAGGAGAAACCGACCATGATATACCCGCCGTCCAGAGTCTGGCAGACATCGTAACCGTAGTCGGTGGTGGTATCGTAATCATAATCCTCATCCCAGATTAAATTACCCGATGCATCGAGTTTCATCATGTAGAAATTGGCCCCTTCATCGCCGAACTCGCCGGACCCGTAACCGGCGACAATCAAGTTTCCATCGCTTGTTTCCTTGGTACTGCCGGCCTCTTCGGCGCAATCCTGCTGTCCATAGGTTTTATCCCAGGCGAAACTCCCGTCCTGATTCAGTTTGACAATATATATGTCCCGATCACCGTGGGGGGTCGAGCCGGTGTATCCCGTGATGACATAACCATCGTCCGAGGTTTCTTCGACATACCAGGGCCATTCGAAACTGGCCCCGCCGAAAGTGCGGGTCCAGAGGGTGTCGGGGGCGGCGGCGAACGCCGAACCGATGAAAATACTTGAAATGATGAAGACCGTTGCCAAGTACCGCATAATCACGCTCCTTCGGGGATATTAATCCCGATAGTTTATCTCTTTTATTTAATCTGCAACTACCCGGTGCGAGGTGTCTGTAATTGTCATTTTATGAAAATCATTTTTATTATATAAAATTGGATAAATTTGTCAAGATTGAATACGGGGATTGCTTCGATGGCAGCGGCATTTTGAAAATCAAATATCCGCAATTTTGTCCTGATTAATTTCGGATTGTGGGAGGAAAATTCTTGACACCTTTTTAAATTAGGATATATTTTGTACAGGTAAGGATTTTCTTCATTAACCGCCATAATGGGACTTGGCGAATGATTTCAGCACCGCAAAAAGTCAAATTTTGGACGAAGTGTTTCGAAATATCTCCGCGCATAAGGGAATAATATTTATAAGGGAGGTTTTATGAGTAGGTTCAATCTGTTCTTAATTGGAGGGCTGTTTTTAATCTTTGTAGGAACTGCTTTTGGGCAGGTGGGGACGCTTACTTTTCGCACGGAAATTGCTGGTGCAGGCGTTTGGATGGACGGTTCGACTCTCGCCATCGCTCCGGGGGCTCCGTTTTACATCAATATTTATGCCAACAATGTGGGCGGTGTTCCTCGTCTGGGTTGGTCATCGCCCTTCAAATTTACTTTCGAGAATTCCACCCACACCGTTATTTGGGGCGATACCGCGCTTTTTGCCACGTCGCAACTCAAGTCCTTATGGAATTTGCTTAAAATTAATTACGTTGAAAGTTGGGACGGCAATCTTCCGGATCTGTATTGTTTCGTGGGGGTCGCAGTTGAACCGGCCGGATATCCGGGCAATCTAGATGAAATCCTGGTTTTCCACATACCGATCACGATCAGTTGTGAGGGAAATAAATCGGGATACTTTTGTATTGAGCAGGGGGATCCGGTTAACCAGGTTTATGCCTGGACATTTGAAGATCCGGTCCCGACATATGATAAGATTTGCTGGGAAATCAAAGAGCCGCCATGCGGTCTGGCCCCGGTGATGGACAGTTGTCCGGTGCGTATTATCGCTGTGGCCGACAGGTCGGTCAGTTATCAATTTCATGCAACTGATATAGACGGCGATTTGAAAGCCTACGAGATAACTTCCGGCCCCGGCGCTATAGATCCGGTCACAGGCTTGTGGCATTTTGAGCCCTATTTATCGCAAGCCTGGCAGATGATTCCGCTTGATGTTCGGGCGCGGGACGATTGCTACGTTTATCATCAATGCAGTGGAACCGAATATTGCCATACGCAGGTGGCGGTGAACGGAATTTGCGGCGATGTGGACGGCAACGGACTTGTCAATATTCTGGACATTGCCAGAGTTATCAACTGCATTTATCAACTTCCTCCGGGAACATGCCATTACCCCTGGCAGGTAATCGACGTCAACAATAACGGTGCGGTGAATATTCTGGATTTATCGTATCTAATTAATTTCCTCTACAAACACGGTCCGGCGCCGGTCTGCCCGGCATGGTACGAGTGAAGTTGAAATAATTGATTGACTACAGGACTGCAGATATCAGGGCCGGAATCAAAAAATTCCGGCCCGTCTTTTTGTCTATTTTTTCTCCAGGACTCCGGCGTCACGCATCAAGTGCTTGAGAATTTGAATCTGCCCCAGATGCGAGCAGAAATGCTCCAGGACATGATACAGTGTCCAGGTTCGGGTCATATGTTCTTCGCCCAGTTTGTAGAATTTGTCCAGATCCCGGTCGTGCCATTTCTTCATTTCGGTATGAATGGAGCGTCGTCCGCGCGCCAGAACTTGAAAATATTTGTCGATCGTGAAACCCTGCAAATATGACGGGTGAACGCCGTCGGCCGGAAGCGGCAAGCCGTCATCTTCGATGCCGCAGGTTTTCTGAAGGAGCGCCTTTCCTTTCGGCTCCCACGGCATCTCGGCCGGAGCAATTTTAATCCACCAGACTTCCACGACCGAAAGGTGAGCCAGGAGCATTCCGATCGTATTCATACCGGGCCGCAACTGCCACTGCAACTGCTCGACAGTAAGGTCCGCGACAATCTTCTTGAGCCGGGTCAACTGGTCGTCGAGTTGCGCCGCGAACAGGCCGATTTTCGCCTGGGTTTTGGGATTGTAACCCCGAGCGATTTTCAATTCTCTTTTTTTCATTTATGCCTCCGATTTGATTATTGAGTCAGGATTGTCGCCATGTCTGATATAAACATTCTTTAGACGCCGCTTAATGACTTTTGTTGCCTGCAAATTCCCGATGCGAGCCAATCAGGTCACTTAAACTATAATCTTTTGCGGGGGTAAAACAATCATATATTAAAAATTTTCTCCCTGAATTTGCGTATCCGGTGTCATGACATGGGCCGTATCAAACTTGACAAGTATTATCCGGTTAGTAAATTGCGGGGCATGTTAAATAATGGCCGATTGAAAGGAACAATATGAACGATAAATTGTGGGACGATGTCGACCGCTATATTTCCGATATTTTCTCGCTTTCCGATCCGATTCTGAAAGAGGTTTTGAGAGCCAGTGCCGACGCAGGCCTGCCGGCCATTCAGGTGACGCCGAGTCAGGGGAAATTTCTGCAGATTCTGGCCGGGGCGATGAAAGCCCGCCGTATTCTTGAAATCGGCACTCTGGGGGCATTCAGCACGATCTGGCTGGGGCGGGCACTAGCGCCTGACGGATATCTTATCACGCTGGAAAGCGATCCCAAGCATGCCGAGGTCGCCCGCGCCAATATCGCCCGGGCCGGTCTGGCCGACCGGGTGGAACTTATCCTCGGTCCGGCGCTCGAGACTTTGCCGCGCCTCCAAAATGAGAAGAAGGGCCCGTTCGATTTTATCTTTATCGACGCCGATAAAACGTCCTATCCCGAGTATTTTGAATGGTCGCTGAAACTGGCGCATCCCGGGACCGTGATGGTCGCCGATAATGTAATCAGGAAAGGGGAGGTGGCTAATCCGAAGAGCGACGATCCCCGGGTGGTGGCGGTCCGCCGTTTTCATGACTTGATAGCCGCCGAAAAGCGGGTGACCGCCACGGCTCTTCAGACGGTCGGGAGCAAGGGGTATGACGGATTCACGATGGTTCTGGTTGAAGAGGGCCCGTAATCTGCATAAATTTGGCGGCTATGATGTTTTATAAGAAAGCCCGGTTATTAGCCGGGCTTTTCTATTATGCCGCCGCGTTTAATTCCAACTATCGATCAATATTTGAAGCATATCTGGGGTTTGGACCCGCTTTTGTAGGGGCGTATTGCAGTACGCCCCTACGATACCTTGCATCACCCTTCCCCATGTTGTCATTCCGGCGAAGGTTTTCGGACCCGGCCCCTGAAGGGCGGGAATCCAGTTTTGCATGACGGGGCTTTTGGGGGCGGTGCAGAAAAGGGAAGAATTCCGACTATTTTATACCGTGCTTGAAAATGTAATAGGACAGATCAGACCGATTGAAAATTCCCACCCATTGGGTGGGTTACCGGCTTTTAGTGACCGCCCAACTTGGGCAATCAGTGCGGACGGTGCTGTCAGTTATGAAGTAGGCGCCCAGACTCTTGCGTGTGGTCAAGTCATATAAAATCATGTTGTTATTGCTGACATCAGAAAACGGCGTCGATATCATATATTTATCGTCCCAAGTAATAGCCATCTCGTACGGCTGATGATCATAAATGGCAGTTGAGATGGAATCGACAAGCCCCCGAGTGACGGCATTGACCGTGTAGATCGCCCTATAGGCGGGATCATCCCAACCGGGGATTAAGGCGCAATACAAATATCTGTCGTCAGAATTTAACCTGAAACTGACTCCCGTACTCCCCGGGCAGCGCACTACCGCATCTGCAGTATCGTCCCCAAATTTAGCGGCAAACAGAAATTCGCCTAAAAGGGTGGAGCCAAAGAAATAGGTCTCGCCATTAATAATACTTGGAGATATCCAAAACAATATGACTATTTCTAGCCCATTGTAATATTTCCAGCCCTTATCTATTACTTTCGATGAATCAATATCATATACAACCAATTCCATTCGCGAAGGATTTTGTGTTAAGTGCACGTAGGCAATGGCCCGGGAATCGTTGCTGAAATTCGCAAATCGAACCATCGAATCGGTGTAAATTGTATCAGAACCGTTGATGTCGGTCAAATAGAGTCGATAGGAATAGGCATCGGTGCCGGGTCCGAGAAGGGCCAAATGCTTTGAATCGGGTGAAACCGCTATTTCCAAAGTATTAGGGAAAGTCCTGGCAATTTCTCGCGATCTCAAATCGAGAATGTAAGCCCCACCCTGGGCATCATCAATGGCCAGTTTCTCATTATTGTCAATCACCCCGACCGGAAAGCCGGGAATCGGCAGATTTATGGAATCTATAAATTTCCTCTGTTCTGCCGAGAAGGTCTTTATGAATTGCTTCCCGCTGTTGGCCACATAAAACAAATGGTCGCTTTCGGCAGGCGGCCCAGGACAGGTAGGGCAATCGCGATGACAGGCCGGGGCGGCTATAATTAATATGATTAGAACCGCCATTCCAACGGTTATCCTATTTTGTTTCATTAATTTCCTCCCGTATATGGTTAGGCGCAATAGTAAAAGATATCTATTTGATTTTACAATTAAATTGAATCATGATACCTCCCGTAAGTAAATAGTCCCAAAGCCGCGCCGAATAATTTTCGGCATTAATTGTTCGAAAGCGTCATCCCCGAACTTGCACCGGGAGCCGCTTCGCTCTCGCTCTCTCGTGGTCGTTGATATAAAAGTACGATCCCAGATCCTTACACCATATATAGACGATAATTACCATAATGATGTCAAGGATTATTTTGCATGATCCTAATATATTTCCCCTGACAGATTCTGGCAGGGCTTAAGGTCGGGTCCCGAATCCCAATCCGGTAACCCACCCAACGGGTGGGAATTATTGGCCGAGTTGAGCCATGCGATATAATTTTCCAATTTCATTGGACGCCTTTCGTGGTACTGCAATGGTAGGTCGGAAACCCCGCGGTTCCGACATTCTTCCGTAGCGGCACGGCGTGCCGTGCCTTCTTTAATCCGGTAATCCACCCAACGGGTGGGAATTATCGG comes from the Candidatus Zixiibacteriota bacterium genome and includes:
- a CDS encoding hypothetical protein (Evidence 5 : Unknown function) yields the protein MSRFNLFLIGGLFLIFVGTAFGQVGTLTFRTEIAGAGVWMDGSTLAIAPGAPFYINIYANNVGGVPRLGWSSPFKFTFENSTHTVIWGDTALFATSQLKSLWNLLKINYVESWDGNLPDLYCFVGVAVEPAGYPGNLDEILVFHIPITISCEGNKSGYFCIEQGDPVNQVYAWTFEDPVPTYDKICWEIKEPPCGLAPVMDSCPVRIIAVADRSVSYQFHATDIDGDLKAYEITSGPGAIDPVTGLWHFEPYLSQAWQMIPLDVRARDDCYVYHQCSGTEYCHTQVAVNGICGDVDGNGLVNILDIARVINCIYQLPPGTCHYPWQVIDVNNNGAVNILDLSYLINFLYKHGPAPVCPAWYE
- a CDS encoding hypothetical protein (Evidence 5 : Unknown function) — its product is MKKRELKIARGYNPKTQAKIGLFAAQLDDQLTRLKKIVADLTVEQLQWQLRPGMNTIGMLLAHLSVVEVWWIKIAPAEMPWEPKGKALLQKTCGIEDDGLPLPADGVHPSYLQGFTIDKYFQVLARGRRSIHTEMKKWHDRDLDKFYKLGEEHMTRTWTLYHVLEHFCSHLGQIQILKHLMRDAGVLEKK
- a CDS encoding conserved hypothetical protein (Evidence 4 : Unknown function but conserved in other organisms): MNDKLWDDVDRYISDIFSLSDPILKEVLRASADAGLPAIQVTPSQGKFLQILAGAMKARRILEIGTLGAFSTIWLGRALAPDGYLITLESDPKHAEVARANIARAGLADRVELILGPALETLPRLQNEKKGPFDFIFIDADKTSYPEYFEWSLKLAHPGTVMVADNVIRKGEVANPKSDDPRVVAVRRFHDLIAAEKRVTATALQTVGSKGYDGFTMVLVEEGP
- a CDS encoding hypothetical protein (Evidence 5 : Unknown function), with amino-acid sequence MAAMMFYKKARLLAGLFYYAAAFNSNYRSIFEAYLGFGPAFVGAYCSTPLRYLASPFPMLSFRRRFSDPAPEGRESSFA
- a CDS encoding exported hypothetical protein (Evidence 5 : Unknown function) — encoded protein: MKQNRITVGMAVLIILIIAAPACHRDCPTCPGPPAESDHLFYVANSGKQFIKTFSAEQRKFIDSINLPIPGFPVGVIDNNEKLAIDDAQGGAYILDLRSREIARTFPNTLEIAVSPDSKHLALLGPGTDAYSYRLYLTDINGSDTIYTDSMVRFANFSNDSRAIAYVHLTQNPSRMELVVYDIDSSKVIDKGWKYYNGLEIVILFWISPSIINGETYFFGSTLLGEFLFAAKFGDDTADAVVRCPGSTGVSFRLNSDDRYLYCALIPGWDDPAYRAIYTVNAVTRGLVDSISTAIYDHQPYEMAITWDDKYMISTPFSDVSNNNMILYDLTTRKSLGAYFITDSTVRTDCPSWAVTKSR